Within the Microcebus murinus isolate Inina chromosome 16, M.murinus_Inina_mat1.0, whole genome shotgun sequence genome, the region tcaagtggaatttatccctgggatgcaagaatttttcaacatatacaaatcaataaatgtgatatactatattaacagaataaaggatgaAAATCATacgatcatttcaatagatgcaaaaaataaaacattctttcatGACAAAGACtgtcaacaaattaggtatagaagaaatgtacctcaacataataagGCTGTATATGACAAGttcacagctaatatcatacccaaaggtgaaaagttgaaaacttGTCCTCTAAGctcaagaacaagacaaggatgcccattcttgccacttctatttaaTAGTAATGAAAGTCCTTGCCATAGCAattaggcaggaaaaagaaataaaagaaattcaaatcagaaaaggcaaaataaaattatctctgcaGATgttatgatcttatatgtagagaACCCTAAAACTCCAGAGAACCCAAAAatctcctagaactaataagacAATTCAGTGAAGTTGtgggatataaaatcaacatacaaaaaaatcagttgtatttctacaCATTAGCAATTAtcaaccataaaaaaatgaagaaaacaatttcatttacaatagcatgaaaaaataagatacttaggaataaatttaaccaagaaggtaaaaagATCTGTgcactgaaaatgaaaacactgatgaaataaatggaAGGCAACATACATAAGTGGAAAGGTATAGCATGTTCATGAgatggaagaattaatattgtcaaaatttccataataaccaaagcaatctaaAGATTTAATGGAATCCATATCAAAGTTCcgatggcatttttcacagaaatagaaaaaaataattcaaagatccacatggaaccacaaaagaccttgaATAGTCAAAGTAATCTTGAgcaagaacaaagctggaagcatcacactgTGTGATTTCAAAACACACTACAAACttgtagtaatcaaaacaatatggtattggcacaaaaacagacatgtaaaccaatggaacagaatagagagcccagagataaatccacatatttacagtcaactgatcttcaacaagagccaagaacacacaataggAAAAATATGGTTTCTGTAACAAGTGCTGTTGGAAAAAGCGAATACTCACATGGGGaataatgaaactggacccctgtctcacaccatatacaaaaacaaactcaaaatagattaaagactttaAACATAAgaactgaaactgtaaaactgctagaagaagagacagagaaaaacttcttgacattggtctgggcaatgattttttggatatgatcccaaaagtacaggcaataaaagtaaaaatagacaaatggaattatatcaaactaaaaatcttctgtgcagtaaaggaaacaattgaCAGAGTGAGAAGACAAcctgaagaatgggagaaaatatttgcaaacgatatatctgataagaggttaatatccaaaatatatgagtaatgaaaacaactcaatagcaagggaaaaaaaaaacccaattaaaaaattggcaaagaacctgaatagacatttctcaaaaggacACATACAATGACCAACAAGTATATTTGAAAAGGTGCTCTgtatcagtaatcatcagggaaatgcaaatgaaaaccacaatgagatatcacctcacacctgttaggatgaacagtatcaaaaagacaagagataacaaatgttggcaaggatgtaaagAAAAGGGAATCTTTGTTCTCTGTTGGTGGGGCataattggtacagccattatggaaaacagtatggaggcttctcaaagaactaaaaacagaactaccatataatctagcaatcccatttctaggtgtgtctccaaaggaaatgaaatcgaTATCTTtaagaggtatctgcactcccatgttcattgcagcattatgcacaacAGTCAAGCTATGGGAATAACCTAAGTGTCTGCTGAGGATGAttggataaaggaaatgtaatatgtatgtatgatggaatattatttagccacataaaagaagaaaatcttgttatttgcaacaacatgggtggacCTGGAGGATGtaatgttaagtgaagtaagtcAGACACAGAGAGATAAATACTGCATGCTTTCACTTACATGTGGCATCTAAAAAAAGTCCAActcttagaagcagagagtagaatggtggttgccaaggccTGAAGGGTGGTgtcaagggagaaaaaaaaggcGCAGCTTCCATTTCTCAGCAATCTTTTGTGCTGCTGTAGTCATGCAGGTTCTAGACCTGCCACCTAAGAGCTCCCCAATACTGTGCTGTCCCCCACAGAACATGTGGCCAGCACAACATTCTACCTTATCTGTACGCTTTAGTATCCAAGAACAGAACTTCCAAGAAGACAGACGCTAAGATCATTAGTTCATTCTCAGGCAGACCTGTTCAGGGATGCTCTGGTAAAGGTTTAACAATGGCTCCCTCGGGGTGGGGGGGGCAAAAAAAGTTCTTATCTGTCCTGTTTGCCGAtgtctgtggtgtaaatactcccacttTGGCTGATGTCAACCTACAAATGTGATGTCACAGGacagagttgggaagagacgTGCAGAAGCTCTGCTTTACAGACGTAATGCAACAGACATGGATAACCCCAAAGCACAGGGATTAGTTAAAATAATCAGGAATGGATGAGTTTTTGAGTATTTATTgcctttattctttaaataaattattcaattgtAAGTTTATGTAATTTAATATCTAATAATGGCTTCATTTGGCAGCTGGCTCTCAAAATTCCTGAGAACTTGCCAGTAGACTCTTGTGAGCGTGTATGAGCTGGCTCTGGCACACACCGGGCCTGCCGCCCAGCCCAAGTTCATGGGCCTCTTTACTCATAGGGACTCTGCTTTGGTTTTAAATCGCATTTATTGTTTCTTGTCTGTCGTCTCCTGCTGGAATATAAGCTCTGCGAGGGTAGGGATTCCAACTGGCTTGCTCACAGCTCTTCCTCCAGCAGCTAGAACAATGCTTGGTGCATAGTAGGTCCCGGATAAGTAAACCAATGCCTGGTTCGTAGTAGGTGTGCGATAAATAGTGTTTGAAGAGTGAAGgtaagagagagaatgagattcCTAACACAAGGATTTcatgtaaattagaaaaagacGATGACGATGTTGGCAATGCCCTGTTTTCTAAGGATGCAGGGTGTTCCAGGCAATTTGTGTAGGGGAGGGAGGGTaagggaggcagggatggagggtggaagtaaataaataaaatgagagaggGGCTTTGCCTGGACTTGAACCCTCAAGAGTGTGATCAACTCAACTCTCCTCACCTGAGATCTGATTAGGAAAAAGAGAACCCCTCTATTGGCATAGAATTTTCCAGAAGCAAGGCAGCTCCTTGTCCCTGACGGTAGCAGCTCCAgagagggggctgggagaggggttGCCCTGCGCAAGGGCACACTGCAGGGCTGGGGCGCTTCCTTCTGGACTCCAGATAcagctggggacaggggcagACTCCCAAGGAGCAACACAAACGAGACAGCCACTTGTTGGAACATGGCTCCTGGCTGGGCACGATGGGGCCACTGCGTacatgtttccttttaaaaaatttgtatacatttatggggtacaaagtgtaattttgttacatgcatagattgcatagtggtgaagtcagagcttttagggtatccatccCCCCAATGATGTCCGTCGTATCCATTAAGTAATCTCTCATCATCCACCCCTCTTCACCGCCTCACCCTTCTGAGTGTCCTTGCCCATCCATCACTCCACACTCCGCAGCCGTGTGGacacattgtttagctcccacctATAAGTGACAGCCAGCAGTATCTGTGTCTGGGCTGTTTCACATATGATGGGCTCCCGCTCCATCCACGTTGCTTCGAAAGACATGATTTCATCCTTTCTTGTGGCTGACTAGCATTCCATTGTGCAtacagaccacattttctttaatctaATCACAAATGcattaaatgaatggatgaataaaatttgggattattcagtttttattgttattatttatttggtttttagaGACACCATGAGTTTAAAAAATTGCCTTCTTTGGAATATAACAGAGCTTCAGAGTGTCTGTGCTCCTGGCTTCTGTCCTAAGGGGGTCTTGAGTAATGGTGGTGATGCTGTGTGGGGACATGGCTGGGGAGAAAGACCTGAAGCCACTGCTCTGGGAACGGGGAGGCCAGAGCCAGGAGTGAGGACCAGGGTGCTGGGGGACAGAGCTTCAGGGTCCTGCATGGGGAGGTCAGCGGGGACAGCTGACACGCAGTCATGGGGACCGCCATCTGCCCTCCATCGTTTCCTGGATCCAGTTTTGGTACTTGCACAGGTTGGTGTAGACGCCGGGGTAGCCAGGCAGGGCACAGCGCTCCATTCCCCAGGATACCAGGCCCTGAAGCTGTCCTCGGCACACCAGGGGTCCCCCAGAGTCACCCtgagggggagggacagagatAGAGACACTGATGGACAGATGGCCAGAGCCAGGGACACGGAGAACCCAAGAGGCACAGGAGGGCAGGGGGACAGGCTGAGGCAGTGTCTTGCCCCAGCTCTGAGACCTCAGCCCTCTGGTAGGGGacacttctctccctcttccctgggtcctgtctctgcctctgtccctgcctctgccccttggTTTCACTGGGCCCTTCTCTGTCTTAGCTCTATTTCTGGAAAACCGTGTGTATTCCTTTTCTATCTCCCTCTCTTGGGGGTGGATTAAGGTTTCTCAAGCCCCAGCACAGTTCCCCACATGTGCAGACACTGCGCCACGCTCTTTCCAAGGACCGTCTCATCCAACTGCACCAACCACCCTGAGAGGAgttatccccatttgacagatgaggaaagtgaggcgtAAAGGCGTTAAGTCCATCACCCAAGAAGAAGAAGGCTAGGAAGCAGGACAGCCCGACTATCAAAACCTCTCTCAGTCCCTGGGGTTCCCCTCTCTTCTCACCACCTCTGCTGACTTTCATGCTCCTGAGATCCTTTGGTACCCAAATCCTAACCCCGAACCACATCCAGCTCCCACCTGGGCCTTACCTGACAAGAGTCCTTCCCGCCCTGGGGGACCCCCGCACAGACCATGCCAGCAGTGATGGCTCCAGGGTAGGCCTGCTGGCATGTCTGGTTCTGGAAGACGTTGATGTTCACACATTGCAGAGAGTTGGGGTACCTGGCTGGGGAGGCACTGAGGGGTTACAACTGGGGTCTGCCCTCCCATGAAACCCAGggtccaggcccccagcccctccttcctcagacccaggggtcccatccccagcccctcctccctcagacccaggggtccatgtccccagccccttcctccctcagacccaggggtccagccccagcccctcctccctctgacccaggggtccagccccagcccctcctccctcagacccaggggtccatgtccccagcccctcctccctcagacccaggggtccatgtccctcagcccctcctccctcagacccaggggtccagccctagcccttcctccctcagacccaggggtccagccccagcccctcctccctcagacccaggggtccatgtccccagcccttcctccctcagacccaggggtccatgtccccagcccctcctccctcaaacccaggggtccatgtccccagccccttcctccctcagacccaggggtccagccccagcccctcctccctcagacccaggggtccagccccagcccctcctccctcagacccaggggtccatgtccccagcccttcctccctcagacccaggggtcccaTCCCCAACCCCCCTCCCTGAGCTCCAGGGTCCAGGGTCCAGGCCCCCAGCACCTCCTTTCCAGGATGCAGGCACCCTCACCGATGGGACTGGATGTGGTCCCCCAGCCTGACACAAGGCAGGGCGTCCCAGGGCTGGCACAGGACTGGGCGACGGGGATGGTTTTCACTGCCCTTCCCAGCCGGGCAGGCCGCTCCAGCCTCAGCAGCATCAGGTCGTTGTTATGGGCCCGGGGATTGTAGCTGGGGTGTGCCACCTGGCGAGTCACGCGGAGCACCTGCTGGGTGGCCTCCCACCTCCTCAGGTTGTGCTTGCCCAGGGCTACCCGGAGGATCCTGGCCACGACCCCCAAGAGGAGAACTGCTCATGGTCTGTCCAGGAGACgcctccccaccctcagccctgTGCCCTTTCCTAGTGACGAGTTCTCCTCCCCTGCGTCTAACCTGCTTCCCTCCAGCTGCAGGCTGAGCATGTCTTGGcctcctgtgcctttcctgcaCAGCCCCTCTcgccccagccccaccttcctccctttcctctcctgggCTGTGTTCCAGCTCCTGGTGGGTATGAAGTGATGGGCAGGGCTCAGTTCCAGGATCTGCACCGGGTTCTATGCTTTGGGTTCTAAGCGGGACTCTGGATTATGGTTCCAGGCTCTAAATCAGCATGGATGTAATGGCGTAGGTTCCATTCCATTGCTAGCTGGGCTCTGAGTTCTAGACATTTTAATCTCTTGACTGTAGGCTAGGGTCAGGATTCTAGATCAAGTCTGGACATGACATAGTTTCTAGATTCTAGTGTGAGctttttgttttaggttttgaGGCTCTATTTTGAACAAGGAACTACAACCTGAGCTATGGATTCTGGACACTTCTATGAGTGCCACATTCTAGCTTATGTTCTGGGTTCTTTATTAAGCTCTGGTTTACGAACTGGTTTTTAGACGATGGTTGGAGCTCTGTGCTCCAAGTAGGGTCAGGGTTCTAAAAACTGGTCTGAGCTCTTGATTCTAGGCCAGGCTCTGTTTCAGACTGAATTGCAGGGCATAGTCTGGACTCTTCACTCTAGACTCTGGTTTGAGGCCTTGACCTCAGGTTGGACTCTGGGTTCTGGATGGTGCTCTAGTTTACAACCTAGATCCAAGATTCTATAGGCTGGTTTGCATTCTGGGCTTTAGGTTCTAGATGCTGGGCTGAGCTGTGGTCTCTAGGATCTAGATTAAACTTGAGTTCATGGCGTTAGATTTGGCTTGAAGGTATTGTGTGAGCTTTGACTTCTTGGCTGGAATTCATGTCTAAAATTTAGAAAGGGCTCTGGATTTTATATATGACTTTAAATTATGATCTACAATTCTGAGATTTAAACTCTGGGTTGAGGTCTGGGTTCTAGGCTACTCAAAGAGTAGCTATAGACTAGACTCTGAATAAACTTTGATTTGAAATGGACTCCAGGTTCTGTTTCTATTCTTACAGCTGTATGTTCCACTTGTAAGTGGGGTTCTGGATATATGGCTACACTGCAGGTTCTGAACTGGGTTTGGGGTGCTAGATAGCATTCTGAGTTTGGGAATGTAGACTGTGCCCTGAGTCAATCATCAATCTGGAATGGGCTAATCTTGGGCTCCATGAAAAGCTTGACCTCTGGATGGGTCTTGTGGTTACGTGTTAAGTTCTTAGCTGGCCAATGGGTTCTAAGCTGCTGATGTGACTTCAGAATCTAAACTGAGTTCAATATTTATGGGTAGATTCCACATCCTGAGCTGTGTCTAGGCTCTTCTCTAGACCCCAAACCAGGATCCAGCTATGACACTGGGTTCCACACGGAGCTCCAGGTCCTCAGCTGAGCTCTGGGGCTCTAGACTCTGGAACTCACTTAGCGCAAGAATAGGGGTGGGGGTCACTCACGGGCGGGCACAGTGGGCAGCGGTGATGACCCACTGGTCTGAAAGCAGGGCTCCTCCACAGAGGAAGCGACGCCCGGCGCCTGCCAGCAGGGCCACCTGCCATGGCTGTGAGTTCTGGATGCACGTATAACCGCCAATTATCTTGTTGTCATCTTCTTGGCTCTGTGTCATGCCTAGGAGtagatggggtggggtggggtggggaaagcACAGGAGGAAATGCTCTCCACCCTCCAACTGTCCAGAACTGACAAATCACCTTCCTTTTGGTCTAACCCCCAAACTACCCAttgctgcctgccctgcccagtgTGAGGTATGTCCAACATTGCTCCCGTTATTGCCCCAACACAATCAGGGAGTTCTCTGACGACCCCCAAGCCACCTCCACAGTATCTACTGTTTTGTCCCATGGCCACCTCATGTGGCGCCTTGTAGGCCTTGCCTACAACCCTCGACTCCCACATGTCCTCCGTTAGTCCTTCCCCAACACAGCCAAGGAGCTCCCTGTCTCTTCCCCAACCTCCCCACCCAGTGAGACCCCCCAGGATCCACCATCTCACCCTCACTCTCTCCGTCCACCACACCAACCTGCCATGGTACCCACCTTGGTCATCCTCCGCCTTCCCTCAGACAAGCCATCTTCCCTGTATTGTTTCCCCCCGAGCACAGTCAAGGAGGGTCCTGTGGCCCTTCTGCTCATGTGACCCACTCAGGACCCAATAGTTCTCCACAATCCCTTCCTCATTTCTCCCCACCTCCTATAActgcctctctccccagccccacagtTTCCTAGTGAATCCACAACTCAGAACTCAAGCCTCCAGCGTGCTCCTCGGCCACGACCCCCAAACTATTCCCTGCTCTTTCTCACCAGGCCACCCATGAGCATCCTGCATCCCCAAGACCCTTCCCCATCTCTCTGCCAAGTCTCCAGGGGACCCCCTTGCCTCAGACTCCACTGTTCTCTTACCTATGGCCAAGACTTGCAGTGCTGTCAGCAGGAGGAACATCCTGGGGGGCTGGTTCTGGCAAGGGCAAAGAGTACGGGAGAGAGAAGGAACCTGTGAGAGAcccaggggctgggaggcagagacaacGGGAGCCACTCACACAGAGACCAAGACCCTCAGAGACATGGAGACAGGAAAGGGAGGTAGAGGCCAGAGAGCAAGAGAGTGGGACCTGGGGGCTCCTCAGATGGCAGCAGGGAGGATGCTGAGCAGGGCGCAGATCTGTCCTTGATGTCTTGGCGTGTGAAGGAAGTAGGGGTGGTGTCTCTCTTCTCAGTCATGCTGGCAAAGCCTTTTATCCCTGGTCTAGGCAGCTGGCCCTGCCCCCCACCGCCCTGCtcctgatatatattttttttattgcctagttCCCATTCCAggactccctcccctctctggccAGAGAAGCAGCCACAATTGTTAATGAAAACCTGCCTGGTGAAGATGTTATAATCTGGAAGGAATCCAGGGAGGGGGACctcagggcagggtgggcaggggagggttCCCAGGCGGTGGTGGTGGATTGagaaaattggggggggggggtcagagggaggtgctgggaggggctGAAAGAGGGAAGAATAGAGGAACCAAGAGAGGCAGCCATtgggaggaaagagag harbors:
- the KLK14 gene encoding kallikrein-14, yielding MFLLLTALQVLAIGMTQSQEDDNKIIGGYTCIQNSQPWQVALLAGAGRRFLCGGALLSDQWVITAAHCARPILRVALGKHNLRRWEATQQVLRVTRQVAHPSYNPRAHNNDLMLLRLERPARLGRAVKTIPVAQSCASPGTPCLVSGWGTTSSPIARYPNSLQCVNINVFQNQTCQQAYPGAITAGMVCAGVPQGGKDSCQGDSGGPLVCRGQLQGLVSWGMERCALPGYPGVYTNLCKYQNWIQETMEGRWRSP